The nucleotide sequence GCTGAAGACCTCCGGCGGATCGCTTTCCCTGTCCGATCTTTCCGGCACTATCGAAGCACGCACCAGCGGAGGCTCGATCACCGCCTCGGATATCAGGGGCGATCTGCTGACAAGCACTTCTGGCGGAAGCGTAACGCTGAGCGGGATTGACGGGAATCTTGAAGCCAGCACTTCAGGCGGAAGGATCAGGGCACAGCTGGTAGGGACAAAGGATTTCGTAAAACTGAGAACCTCTGCCGGCGGCGTTAATGTGAATATGCCGCGGACCAGTGATGCCCAGTTAAACCTCAGGGGCAACAAGGTAAATATCAGCCGGCTTGGTAACTTCAACGGTTCTATTGAAAAAGATCATGTAAGGGGAACCATCGGATCCGGAAAATTACTTGTTGAAGTGGCTGCTTCCAGTGGTAATGTTGATGTAAATATGTAAGTTGACCAATGCTGATGTCTCTATATATTAAAAACTGTACCGGAGCGTACAGTTTTTTGTTTTTAGCAACGCTTCCTCTCCGGTTACGGAACCGTGTTCGCGTAATTTGTGTAACTTCAATAGCCGTCTGTATTCCGGCACAGGACCCAATAACATCTGTATGAAGCAACTCTTTTTTTTACTTGGAATGATTGGTACATTATGCGGACAGGCGCAACGCTCGGAGTCTTTTGTCCGTGACAGTCTGGACAGGTATGTGGCGGATGCTATGCAGGCCTGGCAGATCCCGGGCGTGGCAGTGGCCGTTGTCAGGAATGGGAAGACGGTTTTAATGCGCATCTATGGCATCCGGGAATTGGGCAGCCCCGGGAAAATAGGTTCAAATACGCTTTTCATGATCGGCTCCAACACAAAAGCATTTACCGCTACTGCACTTGCGTTGCTGCAGGCCGAAGATAAACTCAAGCTCGGCGATCCGGTGATAAAATATCTTCCGGAGTTTAAATTATACGATCCATGGGTGACACAGCATGCTACCATCCGGGATCTTCTTTCCCACCGGTTGGGCTTTAATACCTTCCAGGGAGATTTTATGTTCTTTGATTCTGATCTTTCTTCCGGACAGGTGCGGGAAAAGCTGGCAAAGCTAAAACCCGCTTACGATTTCAGGACCACCTGGGGATATTGTAATGCCGCCTTTCTTACAGCGGGTGAAATCATTCCCCGGGTGACCGGAAAAAGCTGGGCGCAATATCTCCGGGAGCGGATCTTCGATCCGTTGGGCATGAACCATACCGTCGCCCTTTCTTCAGATTTTCCAAAGCAAAAGAACATTGCGGCTGCTCATACCGTATACCTGGGCAAACTGATGAAAGTTCCTTACGGGCAGATCGACAACCTGGCACCGGCGGGAAGCATCGGCTCTTCCATCGCGGATATGACCCACTGGGTAGAGTTGCAGCTTGCAGAAGGGGCATATCAGGGCAAACAGGTGATCCCGGGCGGTGCGATCTTCGAGACCCGCATGCCGCATTCCATCATCGGGTTGGGTGGACATGCTTTTAACCGTTCCCAGTTCGGTCTCTATGGCCTGGGATGGTTCACCGGGTCTTATGAGGCCCGCCGGGTAGTTTCGCATACCGGTGGTGTGAATGGTTTTTTAACAAGTGTATACCTGTTGCCGGAGGAACAGCTGGGTATTATCGTTCTTACGAATACGGAGTCGAATAATTTTTATAACGACCTTACCAATGAGCTGGCCGATGCATATCTTGATCTGCCATTCCGGAACTACAGCCGGCGATCCATCACCCGGCTGCAGCAACGCCGCAACAAGGAGATTAAGGAAGCAGAGGAAAGACAACAACAGATCGCTTCAAAGCCCCGGCTTCCGGTGTCACTGGACGCCTTTACCGGACAGTATGAACACTCCGTTTACGGGAAGATGAACATCACAAGGGAAAAGGATACACTTGTAATGCATTTTGAGCATCACCCCCGTCTCACCGGACGACTTTACCCGAAGCAAAAAGATGCCTTCTGGTGCTTTTACAGCATTCCGATGTACGGGATCGAGGAAATACCTTTTACTATAGAAGGCGGCAACGTAAAGACAATAACGGTGCGGGTTGCGGGTTTTATTGAGGATGCGCCTTATGTGTTCAGCAAGACCAGGGACTGAGAGCCCTTCTTCCTGTTCCGGAGTTCATCCCGGTATTACCGCAGCGATCTGCTTTGCAGGCAGCAACAGCATTACAAAACTGTACCAAAAGCGTACAGTTTTTTGTTTTAAAAACGTACATTTTGAAATTGGTTCCTTTTTTTAATTTGCTGATTATTAGAGTTTTGAATTTGCGGCATCATCGTTGGATAAAACTGATAGTCGTGCAACTCCAGAAATAGTTTAAAATAACAGGCTGATGTTCATAAATGACTTCAAAATTGCCTGGCGGCAATTAAAAAAGCAGAAGATGTATGCTGCTATTAAGATCGGCGGTTTTGCGCTGAGCATTACCGCGTGTTTGCTGATCGCCCTGTTTATCAGGGATGAGCTGAGTTACGACCGCAGCTACCCGGATACGGATCGCATTTATCGTTTGGTTGCGCAATTCAAAGACAATGGAAAAGTGGGAAAGGGATGGTCGTTTCCACCACCCATGGCAAAAGTGATAAAGAGTGATTTTCCCGAAGTGGAAAATACGGCCCGCATAATGCCCAGTGCACTTTTTGACGGCGCCGGCAGTAACCAGATACGGCCTACAGATATACTGCAGAATACTTATGAAGGCAGGTTCGCCTATGCAGATCAGGGTTTGCTGGATATATTAAAGCTCCCGATGGTGTATGGAAACAGGGCCACCGCCCTGGCGGAACCGAATACGATGGTGATCACAAAATCGATGGCGGATAAATATTTCCCTGATCAGAATCCTGTAGGAAAAACAATGATCCTGAACGAGAACAAAGACCGGATCTACAGGGTCGGAGGGGTGATACAGGATTTCCCGGTCACCTCACATTTCCCGTTCCGTTTTCTGCTTACACTTACCGGGCATGAGCTTTGGCCGGGAGAACAAACGCAGTGGGCTTCCAGTAATTATGGGGTTTACACCCTGCTGAAGAAAGGTACCAATGCTGCGGCACTTCAAAATAAACTTAAACTGATACTGAACAGGTATTACCTGCCCGTTTTAAGAAGTGCCGGTGTAAAGGATCCCGAGGGTATAATAAAAGATGTTCATATTTTATTGCAGCCGGTTGCTGATGTACATTTGAGATCGGTTGATATCGACGACTGGCAATCGAAAGGTGATATCCGTTTTGTATGGCTGTTTGGCGCCGTTGCCTGTTTTATACTGGTTATTGCCTGTATTAATTTTATTAATCTTTCAACCGCACGGTCGGCTAACAGGGCGAAAGAAGTAGGACTGCGTAAAGTGGTAGGGTCCCGCCGCCGCGGACTGATGCAGCAGTTTCTTACAGAATCCATCCTTTATAGTTTTGCATCGTTTGTTTTGGGCATCCTGCTGACAGTATTATTGTTGCCTTATTTTAACCAGGTAGCAGCAAAGTCGCTGGTCATTCCCTGGAAGGCATGGTGGCTGCTGCCATCGCTGGTTTTGGGTGCTGTGGCAGTGGGTTTTGCAGCAGGGCTTTATCCGGCATTTTATTTATCGGCTTTCAAACCGGTGAAGGTGTTGAAGGGCGAACTGGCCGGTGGAAGCAAAAGCTCTTTTTTAAGAAATGGGCTGGTGGTGTTCCAGTTTGCAACATCCGTGGCATTGATTGTGTGCACAGTAGTGGTTTACCGGCAAACGCATTACCTTCTGAACAGGAATGCGGGCTTCGACAAAGACCAGGTATTGCTGTTACAGGGAACGGGAACGCTGGATCCTAAAACCACCTTACCGGGATTGAAAAATGAACTGCTGAATGTGGCGCAGGTAAAACATGTTTCGATAAGCGATTACTTACCCGTTGCCGGTACCAAAAGAGACGGGAACCCATTTTTTAAGGAGGGCAGAACAAAGGAAGATGCAGCTGTTGGCGGTCAAAAATGGTATGTGGATGTTGATTATATAAAAACAATGGGGATGAAGATGGCCTCCGGCCGCGATTTTTCAAAAGAGATGGCTTCCGATACGGCCTCGGCAGTCATCAATGAAGCAATGGTGAAGGCGCTGGGGCTGAAAAGCCCGGCTGTAGGACAACGCATTACGAACGGATGGGAAACATTTACGGTGATCGGAGTGGTAAAGGATTTTAATTTTGAAACGATGCGCCAGCATGTTGAACCATTATGCCTGGCCATGGGCCGGTTTAATGCTTCATCCATAGTGGCTGTTAAAATAAACCCTGCAGATCTGAAGAATACGATCGCTTCCCTTACTGCTGTCTGGAAAAAATTTGCACCCAACCAGCCCATACGCTATACCTTCCTGGATGAGAATTTTGCCAGTATGTATGCGGATGTACAGCGGATGGGAAATATCTTCAGCAGTTTTGCCATTCTTGCCATCCTGATCGCCTGTCTGGGTCTTTTCGCATTATCCGCTTTTATGGCGGAGCAGCGTACAAAAGAGATCGGTGTCCGGAAAGTATTGGGTGCCGGTGTGGGGCAACTCGCAGTACTGCTTTCAAAGGATTTTGTAAAACTTGTATTGATCGCATTGGCAATAGCAACACCTTTTGCATGGTGGGTTATGAACCAGTGGCTGCAGGATTTTGCTTACCGTATCAGCATCGATTGGTGGATGTTCCTTATTGCCGGTTTATTGGTGTTAACGGTGGCTCTTATCACCATTAGTTTTCAATCGGTCAGGGCAGCACTGGCCAATCCGGTGAAGGCCTTGCGTTCTGAATAGAATGGCGATAGTGAAAGAAAACAGGCTGATAACTGAATTCTCAAATCTGAAAAATAAATGATCAAAAACTACATAAAGACCGCCTGGAGAAATATCACAAGGACACTTGGATACAGTATCCTTAATATACTCGGTCTGGCTACAGGAATGGCTGTTGCCTTGCTGATCGGTCTTTGGGTATATGAACAATACAGCTATAATAAATTCCTTCCGGACTATGACCGGTTATACCGGGTGCAGCGGAATTTCGACAGTAACGGGGATACGCTCACCTTCCTCACCACTTCATTAAAACTGGCGGATGCACTCCGGAACCAGGTTCCCGAAATAGAATATGTAGCGGAGAGCGACTGGATGGGGCCGCATGGGTTAATGGTGGGGGATAAAAAGCTGTATCTTGAAGGGGGACAGACCGGCTCCGATTTCCTGAAGATGTTTCAGTTTCCACTGCTGCAGGGTGCCGCCAACACGGTGTTTAAAGACGCGTATTCTATTGTACTTACTGCATCTACTGCAAAAGCGCTCTTTGGTAACGAAGATCCCATGAACAAACTGGTGCGGTTTGATAATGAACACGACCTCCGGGTTACAGGAATATTAAAAGACCTTCCTGCGAACACTACCCTCCGTTTTAATTACCTTGTGCCATTCGCATATATGGAGCAGACCCAACCGGGCCTGCAACAACAAAGGACGGGAAGCTTCGGCAACAACGGTTACCAGATCTTTGTAAAATTACGACCGGGTATTTCATATGAGACGGTATATCCCAAAATAAGGGAGATAGAACACACAGAGAAGAATAACAGAAATGCGATGAACTCTTATGTTACCCTGCAGCCGCTGCGTAACTGGCATCTGTATTCCAACTATGTAAACGGTCAGGATACACCGGGCTTTCTGTTGTATGTACAGATGTTCAGTATTATCGGCATGCTGGTGCTGCTCATCGCCTGTATCAATTTTATAAATCTCACGACAGCACGATCGGAAAAAAGAGCACGGGAAGTCGGTGTCAGAAAGGCCATCGGTTCCCGCCGGAAAGATCTGATATTTCAATTCCTGACGGAATCTTTTCTGTTAACAGCACTGGCATTTATACTGGCACTGGTGCTGGTACAGGTAATGCAACGTCCGTTCAACGCGCTTACAGGAGGCGCTATTTTTATTCCCTTTTTTAACGGGTATTTCTGGATGATCATGCTGGGGTGCGTGGTGGTGACCGCTGTGATTGCGGGTAGCAGACCGGCATTTTATCTTTCCGGTTTTCAGCCCGTAAAGGTATTGAAGGGAGGAGCGAGATCCGGCAGAGGCGGTTCACTTTCCCGGAAGGTACTGGTAGTGCTGCAATTCAGCTGCTCCATCGCATTAGTAATTAGTACCCTTGTTATTTACAAACAGGTACAGCACGCAAAGGACCGGCCCAACGGATACCAGCTCAGCCGGCTGATGCTGACGAACAGCAATGCCGATCTTGAAAAAAATTTTACTGCCCTTAAAAACGAATTGCTGCAAAACGGAATTGTGGAGGGGATTACCAGCGCCAGCAGTCCCGCCACAAATATATACTGGCATAGGGATATCGATTACTGGCCGGGAAAGCACGCAGGTGAGACGGTGGAAATGGGAACGATCATTACAGGGGAGAATTACTTTTCAACGCTCGGAATGAAGATCGGCGAGGGGCGTGATTTTGCAAATTCAACTGATACGGCCAGTGTTATCTTTAATGAAGCTGCTGTCAGACGGCTGGGGCTGAAAGATCCTGTGGGCCAATCCATAAAAGTGGATGATAAGGATTACCGCATCATTGGAGTGGTAAAGGATGCACTGATGTTATCACCTTTTGCCCCG is from Niabella beijingensis and encodes:
- a CDS encoding serine hydrolase — protein: MKQLFFLLGMIGTLCGQAQRSESFVRDSLDRYVADAMQAWQIPGVAVAVVRNGKTVLMRIYGIRELGSPGKIGSNTLFMIGSNTKAFTATALALLQAEDKLKLGDPVIKYLPEFKLYDPWVTQHATIRDLLSHRLGFNTFQGDFMFFDSDLSSGQVREKLAKLKPAYDFRTTWGYCNAAFLTAGEIIPRVTGKSWAQYLRERIFDPLGMNHTVALSSDFPKQKNIAAAHTVYLGKLMKVPYGQIDNLAPAGSIGSSIADMTHWVELQLAEGAYQGKQVIPGGAIFETRMPHSIIGLGGHAFNRSQFGLYGLGWFTGSYEARRVVSHTGGVNGFLTSVYLLPEEQLGIIVLTNTESNNFYNDLTNELADAYLDLPFRNYSRRSITRLQQRRNKEIKEAEERQQQIASKPRLPVSLDAFTGQYEHSVYGKMNITREKDTLVMHFEHHPRLTGRLYPKQKDAFWCFYSIPMYGIEEIPFTIEGGNVKTITVRVAGFIEDAPYVFSKTRD
- a CDS encoding ABC transporter permease; the protein is MFINDFKIAWRQLKKQKMYAAIKIGGFALSITACLLIALFIRDELSYDRSYPDTDRIYRLVAQFKDNGKVGKGWSFPPPMAKVIKSDFPEVENTARIMPSALFDGAGSNQIRPTDILQNTYEGRFAYADQGLLDILKLPMVYGNRATALAEPNTMVITKSMADKYFPDQNPVGKTMILNENKDRIYRVGGVIQDFPVTSHFPFRFLLTLTGHELWPGEQTQWASSNYGVYTLLKKGTNAAALQNKLKLILNRYYLPVLRSAGVKDPEGIIKDVHILLQPVADVHLRSVDIDDWQSKGDIRFVWLFGAVACFILVIACINFINLSTARSANRAKEVGLRKVVGSRRRGLMQQFLTESILYSFASFVLGILLTVLLLPYFNQVAAKSLVIPWKAWWLLPSLVLGAVAVGFAAGLYPAFYLSAFKPVKVLKGELAGGSKSSFLRNGLVVFQFATSVALIVCTVVVYRQTHYLLNRNAGFDKDQVLLLQGTGTLDPKTTLPGLKNELLNVAQVKHVSISDYLPVAGTKRDGNPFFKEGRTKEDAAVGGQKWYVDVDYIKTMGMKMASGRDFSKEMASDTASAVINEAMVKALGLKSPAVGQRITNGWETFTVIGVVKDFNFETMRQHVEPLCLAMGRFNASSIVAVKINPADLKNTIASLTAVWKKFAPNQPIRYTFLDENFASMYADVQRMGNIFSSFAILAILIACLGLFALSAFMAEQRTKEIGVRKVLGAGVGQLAVLLSKDFVKLVLIALAIATPFAWWVMNQWLQDFAYRISIDWWMFLIAGLLVLTVALITISFQSVRAALANPVKALRSE
- a CDS encoding ABC transporter permease — translated: MIKNYIKTAWRNITRTLGYSILNILGLATGMAVALLIGLWVYEQYSYNKFLPDYDRLYRVQRNFDSNGDTLTFLTTSLKLADALRNQVPEIEYVAESDWMGPHGLMVGDKKLYLEGGQTGSDFLKMFQFPLLQGAANTVFKDAYSIVLTASTAKALFGNEDPMNKLVRFDNEHDLRVTGILKDLPANTTLRFNYLVPFAYMEQTQPGLQQQRTGSFGNNGYQIFVKLRPGISYETVYPKIREIEHTEKNNRNAMNSYVTLQPLRNWHLYSNYVNGQDTPGFLLYVQMFSIIGMLVLLIACINFINLTTARSEKRAREVGVRKAIGSRRKDLIFQFLTESFLLTALAFILALVLVQVMQRPFNALTGGAIFIPFFNGYFWMIMLGCVVVTAVIAGSRPAFYLSGFQPVKVLKGGARSGRGGSLSRKVLVVLQFSCSIALVISTLVIYKQVQHAKDRPNGYQLSRLMLTNSNADLEKNFTALKNELLQNGIVEGITSASSPATNIYWHRDIDYWPGKHAGETVEMGTIITGENYFSTLGMKIGEGRDFANSTDTASVIFNEAAVRRLGLKDPVGQSIKVDDKDYRIIGVVKDALMLSPFAPPDPTMFAISPEPREILLYRLAPGIGTQEAIMQLNRIFNKYSPAFPYQYQFEDDNYAGKFRLELLIGKLSGIFAALAIFISCLGLFGLAAYIAEQRTKEIGIRKVLGASIIQIWVLLSGDFLLLVLVSCVLASPVAYYFLNDWLQQYNYRINIGLWVFVAAAVLALVITIVTISFQALKAAVANPVRALRSE